One Methanococcus aeolicus Nankai-3 DNA segment encodes these proteins:
- a CDS encoding metal ABC transporter permease — translation MQQFILSLITVIFIGGIAGYLGSLMLTKRMALVAGPIGHLALPGVALALIYGFGIFYGALLSIGAGAFIIWIFSLKSKIPMEALTAIVFASGVALGFLFLPLDHAEEALIGNISKITLFDTALAVFLSVIVFFIIKKIYNKIILSEISSDLALSEGINVKKYNLIYLIAIAVVAAMEVKIVGILLTAALVAIPAATSKNISNNLSQYSIIALIFGAVSSMVGLLLHKIIGLPAGPLIILTSFVLFLISLMGVKK, via the coding sequence ATGCAACAATTTATATTAAGTTTAATCACCGTAATATTTATAGGTGGAATTGCAGGATATTTGGGTTCATTAATGCTAACAAAAAGAATGGCATTAGTTGCAGGACCAATTGGACATTTGGCACTTCCCGGTGTTGCATTGGCTTTAATATATGGGTTTGGTATTTTTTACGGAGCTTTGCTTTCAATAGGGGCAGGTGCATTTATTATATGGATATTTAGTTTAAAATCAAAAATACCTATGGAGGCATTAACGGCAATAGTTTTTGCGTCGGGTGTTGCATTAGGATTTTTATTTTTACCATTGGACCATGCAGAAGAGGCTTTAATTGGAAATATATCAAAAATAACATTATTTGATACAGCATTGGCAGTTTTTTTATCCGTCATTGTATTTTTTATAATTAAAAAAATATACAATAAAATAATATTATCAGAAATATCAAGCGATTTAGCTTTAAGCGAAGGAATAAATGTAAAAAAATACAATTTAATCTATTTAATAGCTATTGCAGTTGTGGCAGCCATGGAGGTTAAAATCGTAGGAATATTATTAACTGCGGCACTTGTTGCAATTCCCGCAGCAACTTCAAAAAATATAAGTAATAATTTAAGTCAGTACTCCATTATAGCCCTTATATTTGGAGCAGTTTCTTCAATGGTGGGGCTATTATTGCATAAAATTATAGGTCTTCCAGCTGGTCCGCTTATTATTTTAACTTCTTTTGTGTTATTTTTAATATCCCTAATGGGAGTTAAAAAATAA
- a CDS encoding MTH895/ArsE family thioredoxin-like protein, translating into MKIRIFGTGCKKCTETYENVKKAVEELGIDAEVVKITDINEISEWIFVAPGVAFDDLVVFEGKLPTVEEVKKELEDYIK; encoded by the coding sequence ATGAAAATAAGAATATTTGGAACAGGATGTAAAAAATGCACAGAAACATACGAAAATGTTAAAAAAGCTGTTGAGGAGCTTGGAATTGATGCCGAAGTAGTAAAAATAACAGATATAAATGAAATATCTGAGTGGATTTTCGTAGCTCCCGGTGTGGCATTTGATGATTTGGTAGTATTTGAAGGAAAATTGCCAACTGTTGAGGAGGTTAAAAAAGAATTGGAAGATTATATCAAATAA
- a CDS encoding molybdenum cofactor biosynthesis protein MoaE — protein MIYQNHEEFEKELEKLKKEYNGKMGCFVSLSGFVRDYHFKEGKKTPAESMDLSKIDYDIIEEIRQKAIEKFGLLDAIVYHNKGILKVGDLVSSITVFTKHRDEAFLACRYIIDEIKRYH, from the coding sequence ATGATATATCAAAACCATGAAGAGTTTGAAAAAGAATTGGAAAAATTAAAAAAAGAATACAATGGAAAAATGGGATGTTTTGTTTCATTAAGTGGATTTGTTAGGGACTACCATTTTAAAGAAGGAAAAAAAACTCCTGCGGAGAGTATGGATTTAAGTAAAATTGACTATGATATAATTGAGGAAATAAGACAAAAAGCAATCGAAAAATTTGGGTTACTGGATGCCATAGTTTACCATAACAAAGGAATTTTAAAAGTTGGAGACTTAGTGTCTTCCATTACCGTATTTACAAAGCACAGAGATGAAGCATTTTTGGCTTGCAGATATATTATTGATGAAATTAAAAGATATCATTAA
- a CDS encoding DUF126 domain-containing protein: protein MELKGRIISKGYIEAEAIVSEESISFLGGVNEEGVITDKDSKLNGQTVKNKIFVFPTGKGSTVGSYVIYGLAKNNILKGIINADCEPIVATGAILGKIPMVDKIDISEIKTGDKIIIDGNNGTIKIFKK, encoded by the coding sequence ATTGAATTAAAAGGACGAATTATATCCAAAGGATACATAGAAGCAGAAGCCATAGTTTCAGAGGAATCCATTTCATTTTTAGGGGGCGTTAATGAGGAGGGAGTCATAACTGACAAAGACAGTAAATTAAATGGGCAAACTGTTAAAAATAAAATTTTTGTGTTCCCAACCGGCAAAGGTAGCACAGTAGGCTCTTATGTAATATATGGACTTGCAAAAAACAACATCTTAAAAGGCATAATAAATGCAGATTGTGAGCCAATAGTGGCAACAGGTGCAATATTGGGAAAAATACCTATGGTCGATAAAATAGACATAAGCGAAATAAAAACCGGAGATAAAATAATAATTGATGGGAATAATGGGACAATTAAAATATTTAAAAAATAA
- a CDS encoding thiamine-phosphate synthase family protein, giving the protein MNSINVLSIGGYDPTGGAGVIADAKTIEILDCNPLTITTTIIPQNNQKVYSQFNLPKEEIENQFKSIFSDFEVSTVKTGVINKDTIDLILKYHKKYNFKIICDPVLKSTTNHNFVDNELIKKYFSLFEKSCIITPNKEEYDKLKEFEEYNDLKNKNIYTLITGVEDKLLFNDIELRTYGGKKIDKECHGTGCVFSSAIASFIAKDYDIVNAIRRAKIVVVGSVIYANKTKYGYNSNPVYINREKVIKNLNYALYLLNKVNFEDFVPEVGSNLAESSLLPKRYNDVAALTGRIIKNKLGGIFVVGDIEFGASEHIAKIILAASSFDPKIRSCLNIRYSEDTINLLEEYSDFSISSFNRGDEPKSVSSMEWGTKFACENYSKQNDFLGAPDIIYDKGGDGKEPMIRVLGNNSIEVVKKVIKIINLNKMHCK; this is encoded by the coding sequence TTGAATTCTATAAATGTATTATCCATAGGAGGATATGACCCAACAGGCGGAGCAGGAGTTATAGCAGATGCAAAAACCATCGAAATACTTGACTGTAATCCACTAACAATTACTACTACAATAATACCACAAAACAACCAGAAAGTATATTCTCAATTTAATTTACCAAAGGAGGAAATAGAAAACCAGTTTAAATCAATATTTTCTGATTTTGAAGTATCAACTGTGAAGACTGGTGTAATAAATAAAGATACCATAGATCTAATATTAAAATATCATAAAAAATATAATTTTAAAATTATTTGTGACCCAGTTTTAAAATCCACAACAAACCATAATTTTGTAGATAATGAGTTAATAAAAAAATATTTTTCATTATTTGAAAAATCGTGTATTATTACCCCAAATAAAGAGGAATACGATAAATTAAAGGAGTTTGAAGAATACAATGATTTGAAAAATAAAAACATTTACACACTGATTACCGGCGTAGAAGATAAATTATTATTTAATGATATTGAATTAAGAACCTACGGCGGAAAAAAAATAGACAAAGAATGCCACGGCACAGGTTGTGTATTTTCTTCGGCAATTGCATCATTTATAGCAAAAGATTATGATATCGTAAATGCAATAAGGAGGGCAAAAATCGTAGTTGTGGGTTCTGTAATTTATGCAAATAAAACAAAATACGGTTATAATTCAAATCCAGTTTATATAAATAGGGAAAAAGTTATAAAAAATCTAAATTATGCATTATACCTATTGAATAAGGTTAATTTTGAGGATTTTGTTCCAGAAGTTGGTTCAAATCTTGCAGAGAGCTCCCTATTGCCAAAACGATATAATGATGTTGCAGCCCTTACTGGAAGAATTATAAAAAATAAATTAGGCGGAATATTTGTAGTCGGAGATATTGAATTTGGAGCATCGGAACATATTGCTAAAATAATTCTTGCTGCAAGTAGTTTTGACCCCAAAATAAGGAGCTGTCTCAATATACGATATAGTGAAGATACAATAAACCTATTGGAAGAATATAGTGATTTTTCCATATCTTCGTTTAATAGGGGGGACGAACCTAAAAGCGTATCTTCTATGGAGTGGGGAACTAAATTTGCCTGTGAAAATTATTCAAAACAGAACGATTTCTTGGGAGCTCCCGATATTATATATGATAAAGGAGGAGACGGAAAAGAGCCTATGATAAGGGTATTGGGCAATAACTCCATAGAAGTAGTAAAAAAAGTGATAAAAATTATAAATTTAAATAAGATGCATTGTAAATAA
- a CDS encoding 6-hydroxymethylpterin diphosphokinase MptE-like protein — MNLKEWKPIYNEIMDDFGFSKENDLKSAYLLKDIIKNTGNNIELYNLENIIKNKIVYIFGAGPSLKKHIKSYKNIINSEKEKDNIIISADGATKALLEENIIPNIIVSDLDGDLTSIIERNNNGSIVVVHAHGDNVEAIKKYAPQLKNIVGSSQFPEEIENLINYGGFTDGDRCCFLAEHFNAKELILCGMDFGEYTTKYSRPNLKEDIEKADPIKIKKLQYAEKLINWLKENGNSNITFIQ; from the coding sequence ATGAACCTTAAAGAGTGGAAACCAATTTACAATGAAATAATGGACGATTTTGGATTTAGCAAAGAAAATGACTTAAAAAGTGCATATCTATTGAAAGACATAATAAAAAATACAGGGAATAATATTGAATTATATAATTTAGAAAATATTATAAAAAATAAAATTGTTTATATTTTCGGTGCTGGACCATCATTAAAAAAACATATCAAATCATATAAAAATATAATAAATAGCGAAAAAGAAAAAGATAATATTATAATATCCGCAGACGGTGCAACAAAAGCACTTTTAGAGGAAAATATTATTCCTAATATAATAGTTTCCGATTTAGATGGGGATTTAACCTCTATCATTGAACGAAATAATAATGGTTCTATTGTGGTTGTTCATGCCCATGGCGATAATGTCGAAGCTATAAAAAAATATGCTCCTCAATTGAAAAATATTGTAGGGAGCTCCCAGTTTCCAGAGGAAATTGAAAATTTAATAAATTATGGTGGTTTCACCGATGGAGATAGATGCTGTTTTTTAGCTGAGCATTTTAATGCAAAAGAATTAATATTATGTGGAATGGATTTTGGAGAATATACTACAAAATATTCCCGCCCAAATTTAAAAGAGGATATTGAAAAAGCAGACCCCATAAAAATTAAAAAATTGCAATATGCTGAAAAATTAATCAACTGGTTAAAAGAAAATGGAAATAGCAATATAACATTTATACAATGA
- a CDS encoding permease gives MDIVGTLIYAFNVAVATLVDYLNFNRTVALIISFFIAGGISSMINKNFIIKYFGSETPKHISYLVASVSGCLLAVCSCTILPLFAGIYRRGAGIGPATTFLFSGPAINVLALFYSAALLGWGIGAIRGSFAIILSIILGLTMALLFSSEDKKRKFKISAEEISIRPAYQTIIFFGIQILMLLAITASHTLIPSLSVALFNIPIFGAVLVKHIITGGLLILLIGIVKSWFNKEEINSWLRETVILGKLVIPLLLFGVALAGVLSAFLPSELVSRFVGGNSLSANFIASFIGAPMYFATLTEVPIVKSLMSLGMGAGPAMALLLAGPSLSIPTILTISRVIGTKKALTYLGNVIVLSTIAGLITGMILG, from the coding sequence ATGGATATAGTCGGAACACTAATTTATGCATTTAATGTTGCTGTTGCTACTCTTGTAGATTATTTAAATTTTAATAGAACCGTAGCTTTAATAATCTCCTTCTTTATTGCAGGGGGCATATCTTCAATGATAAATAAAAATTTCATAATAAAATATTTTGGTTCAGAAACTCCAAAACATATTTCTTATTTGGTCGCATCGGTTAGTGGTTGCCTTCTTGCCGTATGTTCTTGCACAATATTGCCATTATTTGCTGGAATATATAGAAGAGGTGCGGGAATTGGTCCAGCTACGACCTTTTTATTCTCTGGCCCCGCCATAAATGTTCTTGCCTTGTTCTATTCCGCGGCACTTCTTGGTTGGGGAATTGGAGCAATTAGGGGCTCGTTTGCTATAATATTGTCCATAATATTGGGTTTAACGATGGCATTATTATTTAGTTCAGAGGATAAAAAAAGAAAATTCAAAATTTCAGCCGAGGAAATATCAATAAGACCAGCATATCAAACAATAATATTCTTTGGAATTCAGATATTAATGTTATTGGCAATTACGGCATCCCATACACTTATACCTTCCCTAAGTGTTGCGTTGTTTAATATTCCCATATTTGGTGCTGTCCTTGTAAAACATATAATTACAGGGGGGCTATTGATATTATTAATAGGAATTGTGAAATCGTGGTTTAATAAGGAAGAAATAAATAGCTGGTTAAGAGAAACGGTTATATTGGGTAAATTGGTAATTCCGTTATTATTATTTGGTGTAGCTCTTGCAGGGGTATTAAGTGCCTTTTTGCCATCAGAACTGGTAAGTCGATTCGTAGGTGGAAATTCACTATCTGCTAATTTCATTGCATCATTTATCGGAGCTCCGATGTATTTTGCAACATTGACAGAAGTGCCAATTGTAAAATCTTTAATGAGTCTGGGTATGGGGGCAGGTCCTGCTATGGCTTTACTTCTCGCAGGTCCAAGTTTGAGTATTCCTACGATTTTAACCATATCCAGAGTTATCGGCACTAAAAAAGCCCTCACTTATTTAGGAAATGTAATAGTGTTATCAACTATCGCAGGACTTATAACTGGAATGATTTTAGGATAA
- the mfnD gene encoding tyramine--L-glutamate ligase: MDIYFFEYALGSGEIVDKNILEEGRLMFDRLLKDFLKQGYSVLSIVDIKYYDTIMENYKQEKNLNIIALEEGQNYKLKIKELLNSPTTNLKYGLIIAPECDNILYDLTKLLESSNTINLGAPSKAVEIAGDKYLTYLKIKDSVKTPKTLQPDKYIVKEIDGCGGERQVINNNSIIQEFIEGESYSVSFIVGEHSIYPLCLNKQYIKECYCGGETNIDHPLKEEIINQCKKAIQTIGGFNGYVGVDVIINNENIYILEINPRITTSIIGIDTNPSLSTLLVNNALKNRLKYTVKKGKKFIVNNEILNCGDTE, encoded by the coding sequence ATGGATATATATTTTTTTGAATATGCCCTAGGTAGCGGTGAAATTGTAGATAAAAATATATTGGAAGAAGGGCGTTTAATGTTCGATAGACTTTTAAAGGATTTTTTAAAACAGGGCTATTCTGTATTGTCTATTGTAGATATAAAATATTATGATACAATAATGGAAAATTACAAACAGGAAAAAAATTTAAATATTATTGCATTAGAGGAAGGACAAAATTATAAGTTAAAAATTAAGGAGCTCCTCAACTCACCAACCACAAATTTAAAATATGGTTTAATTATTGCCCCAGAATGTGATAATATTTTATATGATTTAACAAAATTATTGGAAAGTTCAAATACTATAAATTTAGGAGCTCCATCAAAAGCTGTTGAAATAGCAGGAGATAAATATTTAACTTACTTAAAAATAAAGGATTCAGTAAAAACACCAAAAACATTACAACCCGATAAATATATAGTTAAGGAAATAGATGGTTGTGGAGGGGAACGACAGGTAATAAATAATAATAGCATAATCCAAGAATTTATTGAAGGGGAAAGTTATTCTGTTAGTTTTATCGTTGGAGAACATTCCATATATCCATTATGTTTAAATAAACAATATATTAAAGAATGCTATTGTGGAGGGGAGACAAATATTGACCACCCACTAAAAGAAGAAATAATAAACCAGTGCAAAAAAGCAATTCAAACAATCGGTGGATTTAACGGATATGTTGGTGTAGATGTAATCATAAATAATGAAAACATATATATTTTAGAAATAAATCCAAGAATTACAACTTCAATTATTGGTATAGATACTAATCCTTCGTTATCTACTCTTTTAGTAAATAATGCTTTAAAAAATAGGTTAAAATATACAGTTAAAAAAGGAAAAAAATTTATAGTAAATAATGAAATTTTAAATTGCGGAGATACCGAATAA
- a CDS encoding potassium channel family protein: MEAIKQIKIGITVIGVIILLASLGLMRYENWDFFTALYVTIITITTVGYGDYVPQTIKGKLITVGYIIFGAGAMAYTFGSIAGFFIEGRFKEIIYLKKMKSRLKKMEDHYIICGFGKIGKVVAKKFEDANVPYVVIDSDQSIMESPLEQYPHLSYVIGDASSDEILIKAGAHKAKGLITAVNSDADNAFITISAKEINPNIYIVAKADKDSSVDKLIKAGADRAVSPYDIGGLRIAELSLKPEILDFVSTLMDASQDMEIGRYEVSPNSKVVGHSLYECKIRQTTGTTILAIKKIKEDGSDDIIINPESDVILKEHDILYVFGTKEQLRKLKEILL; this comes from the coding sequence ATGGAAGCAATAAAACAAATAAAAATTGGAATTACTGTTATAGGAGTTATTATATTGTTGGCATCATTAGGTTTAATGAGGTATGAAAATTGGGATTTTTTCACTGCTCTATATGTAACAATAATCACAATTACCACGGTTGGATATGGTGATTATGTCCCCCAAACAATTAAAGGAAAACTTATCACGGTTGGATATATAATATTTGGAGCAGGTGCCATGGCATATACTTTTGGGTCTATTGCAGGGTTTTTTATTGAGGGACGATTTAAAGAAATAATATACTTAAAAAAAATGAAGTCAAGGTTAAAAAAAATGGAAGATCATTATATTATTTGTGGATTTGGTAAAATTGGTAAGGTAGTAGCTAAAAAATTTGAAGATGCAAATGTGCCTTATGTAGTAATTGATTCCGACCAATCAATAATGGAGAGTCCATTAGAGCAATATCCTCATTTATCATATGTAATTGGAGATGCTTCCTCGGATGAGATATTAATAAAAGCAGGTGCGCATAAGGCTAAGGGATTAATAACCGCAGTAAATTCCGATGCAGATAATGCCTTTATCACCATATCTGCAAAAGAGATAAATCCAAACATATATATTGTTGCAAAAGCTGATAAAGATAGCTCTGTTGATAAATTAATAAAAGCAGGTGCGGATAGGGCAGTATCTCCATATGACATAGGAGGATTGAGAATCGCAGAACTGTCCCTAAAACCTGAAATTCTTGATTTTGTATCTACTCTTATGGATGCATCACAAGATATGGAAATTGGAAGATATGAAGTATCTCCAAATTCAAAGGTTGTTGGACATTCTCTTTATGAGTGCAAAATAAGACAAACAACTGGAACTACAATTCTTGCCATTAAAAAAATTAAAGAAGATGGCAGTGATGATATTATTATTAATCCAGAGTCCGATGTGATTTTAAAAGAGCATGACATATTATATGTATTTGGAACAAAAGAACAATTAAGAAAACTTAAAGAAATATTATTATAA
- a CDS encoding metal ABC transporter ATP-binding protein — protein MLKALLGILPHTGKIEWKDDVKISYLPQRLSKEDFACVPISIKDFFKFKNVSDNVIISMLECVGLENCEKLLNVNPGELSGGQFQRMLIAWSLIDNPDVLLFDEPTTGIDIGGEKTIYSLLYKFWKERDLTILLITHDLNIVFTYSTNCLCINRNKKCYGAPKEILTPEQLQKIYGANIKFYKHTH, from the coding sequence TTGTTAAAAGCATTGCTTGGAATTCTGCCCCATACTGGGAAAATAGAATGGAAAGACGATGTTAAAATAAGCTATCTTCCGCAACGACTATCTAAAGAAGATTTTGCCTGTGTGCCAATTTCAATTAAAGATTTTTTTAAATTTAAAAATGTTTCAGATAATGTCATTATATCTATGTTGGAATGTGTAGGGTTAGAAAATTGTGAAAAACTTTTAAATGTAAATCCAGGGGAGCTCTCAGGAGGACAATTTCAGAGAATGCTTATTGCGTGGAGTTTAATAGATAATCCCGATGTTTTGCTTTTTGATGAACCAACAACAGGCATAGACATAGGTGGCGAAAAAACCATATATTCTTTGCTATATAAATTTTGGAAAGAAAGAGATTTAACGATATTATTAATTACTCATGATTTAAATATCGTATTTACCTATTCCACAAATTGTTTATGTATTAATAGAAATAAAAAATGTTATGGAGCTCCGAAAGAAATACTGACACCAGAACAATTACAAAAAATATATGGGGCCAATATCAAATTTTATAAGCACACCCATTAA
- the aroE gene encoding shikimate dehydrogenase: MINSKTKLLGLIGHPVEHSLSPTMHNEAIKDKDLNYVYLAFDVESENLKDVVNGAKAIGWKGFNITIPHKIEIMKYLDKIDNDAKLIGAVNTVKIENNKAIGYNTDGIGARLSIEEIIGEVKDYNILVIGAGGSSRAVCCELAKNNNLTIINRTVEKAEIIANDLSNKLNNAVYYGGLNHNYNMANFDIIINTTSLGMYPNVDNKPPISMQNIKKDAVVMDLIYNPKETLFLKEAKEKGCATINGLGMLIYQGAKSFEIWTGVKPDINIMKNAIIDIL; encoded by the coding sequence ATGATAAACTCAAAAACAAAACTATTAGGACTTATTGGACATCCCGTGGAACATTCGTTATCTCCAACAATGCATAATGAAGCCATAAAAGATAAAGATTTAAATTATGTATATTTGGCTTTTGATGTAGAATCAGAAAATTTAAAAGATGTGGTTAATGGTGCAAAAGCCATAGGCTGGAAAGGGTTTAACATCACAATACCCCATAAAATAGAAATAATGAAATATCTTGATAAAATTGACAACGATGCAAAATTAATTGGTGCTGTAAATACTGTAAAAATAGAAAATAATAAAGCAATAGGATATAATACGGACGGAATAGGGGCCCGGCTATCAATTGAAGAAATAATAGGGGAAGTAAAAGATTATAATATTTTAGTAATTGGAGCAGGAGGTTCTTCTCGTGCAGTGTGTTGCGAATTAGCCAAAAACAATAATTTGACCATAATAAATAGGACAGTTGAAAAAGCAGAAATAATAGCAAATGATTTGTCCAATAAATTAAATAATGCCGTATATTATGGGGGATTAAATCACAATTACAACATGGCAAATTTTGATATTATAATAAATACAACTTCTTTGGGAATGTATCCTAATGTCGATAATAAACCACCAATAAGCATGCAAAATATCAAAAAAGATGCAGTTGTAATGGATTTAATATACAATCCAAAAGAAACGCTATTTTTAAAAGAGGCAAAGGAAAAAGGTTGCGCCACAATAAATGGGCTTGGTATGTTAATTTATCAAGGTGCAAAATCTTTTGAAATATGGACTGGTGTAAAACCCGATATAAATATTATGAAAAATGCAATAATTGATATATTATAA
- a CDS encoding RNA-guided endonuclease InsQ/TnpB family protein, which yields MMRTYKFRIYPSKRLQETIEEHLNICRYLYNYLLEQKTKNPKLNKGDTQKLITEHKKENPELKKVHSKVLQIINNKLWGSLKALGKLKQNGHKVGRLRFKSSKNHYKTIEYNQSGFKVDYKTKRLKLSKIGEIHIKLHRKIKGVIKGIIIKKEPTGKWFAFFQVEEEPKPLPKTNKVVGIDLGIDGYAIDSEGNKFENPKFIAKTLGKIKKVQKNLSKKVRGSNNYKKTKLKLIKVYDKLNNQKNDFLHKLSRYYINNYDKIVIEDLNIKSMIENKKGQKTLNRHILDGSWKKFINLLLYKAEGADREVILINPAYTSKKCSNCGCVVDSLKLSNRLFFCPNCGWNIDRDYNASLNILKSGLGESVVPAEGRPLLRVIPYIKVISGQVSPMSQEAPSVREG from the coding sequence ATGATGAGAACTTATAAGTTTAGGATTTATCCCTCTAAGAGACTCCAAGAAACAATAGAAGAGCATCTAAACATTTGTAGATACCTCTATAACTATCTTTTGGAACAAAAAACTAAAAATCCGAAACTAAACAAAGGAGATACCCAAAAACTAATAACAGAGCATAAAAAGGAAAATCCTGAACTTAAAAAAGTCCATTCCAAAGTCCTTCAAATTATAAACAATAAACTTTGGGGCAGTCTCAAAGCATTAGGAAAACTAAAACAGAATGGGCATAAAGTAGGTAGATTAAGATTCAAATCATCTAAAAATCACTATAAAACGATAGAATACAATCAATCGGGTTTCAAGGTTGATTATAAAACCAAAAGACTCAAACTGTCCAAGATTGGAGAAATTCATATAAAACTACATAGAAAAATCAAAGGAGTAATTAAAGGAATAATTATAAAAAAAGAACCAACTGGTAAGTGGTTTGCCTTCTTTCAAGTGGAAGAAGAACCTAAACCACTACCTAAAACCAATAAGGTTGTAGGTATAGATTTAGGAATCGATGGTTATGCCATCGATTCAGAGGGGAACAAATTTGAAAATCCAAAGTTTATTGCCAAAACTTTGGGTAAAATAAAAAAAGTCCAAAAGAACCTATCTAAAAAGGTTAGGGGTTCTAATAACTACAAAAAGACCAAATTAAAACTTATCAAGGTTTATGATAAACTAAACAATCAGAAAAATGATTTTCTACATAAATTATCAAGATATTACATAAACAATTATGATAAAATAGTTATAGAGGACTTAAACATTAAGTCCATGATTGAAAACAAAAAAGGTCAGAAAACTCTAAACCGCCATATTCTTGACGGTTCTTGGAAAAAATTCATAAACTTACTTCTCTATAAGGCGGAGGGTGCTGATAGAGAAGTAATACTTATAAATCCTGCATATACTTCTAAAAAGTGTTCCAATTGCGGTTGTGTAGTGGATAGTTTAAAATTATCTAATAGACTCTTTTTCTGTCCAAACTGCGGTTGGAATATTGATAGGGATTACAATGCGTCCCTAAATATATTAAAGTCAGGGCTTGGAGAGTCCGTTGTGCCTGCGGAGGGGAGACCTCTACTCAGAGTTATACCTTATATAAAGGTAATCTCTGGGCAAGTATCCCCTATGAGTCAGGAAGCCCCTTCCGTAAGGGAGGGGTAA